In Bacillota bacterium, the genomic window CAGTTCCCCTCCCAAGGGTCCACCGGCTGGCAACCCTTCCTAAAATACAAGTATACACTCCGCCTCAATCACTAGGGAAGATCCCAGGAACGTACCGGTTGATATACAGGGCCTTTGGGCGCCAGCGTACTTCTCATGAGGTGAACGGCGGAGACTTCCATCGAGCCCGTCGCGCGGTCCTTGAGAGAACTCAGCAACGGCGAGAGCGCCCCCGCCCCGCCCGGGCTCCGCACCCTGCCCAGCGTCAGGTGGGGCGAGAAGGCACGCTTCTCCCCCGGGAACCCCTCGGACTCCAGCTCGCGCTCCACATCGGCCGCCAGCGCCCTGAGCTCACCGGCCCCAGACGTAACCCCCAGCCACACCACCCTCGGCGAACCCGCCGAGGGGAACGCCCCGACGCCCCCCAACGAGATGGAGAATCTCGACTTGCCGGCCAGCGCGCGGTGCACGGCCCCTTCCGCCACCGCCACGTCCGCCGCCGAAATCTCGCCCAGGAATTTCAGGGTGAAATGGAGGTTCTCCGGCTCCACCCATTTGACGCCGGCGCCGGTCTTCCGGAGGACGTTCACGACCTCGATGACGGGCCGCATCAGGTTTTCGGCGAGTCTTACGGCCACAAAACAGCGGACGGTCGTCACACCCTCGCACCCGCCTTTGAGAGATAACGCCACAGCATCGCGAGCGCCTCCTGAGAGGCGCGCCATTTGATGTCACGCCTGTCGCCCCAGAGGCTCAATCCCCTGTGATAGGAACCGTTAGGGCCGGCTATGGCGATGTGCACGGTCCCGACCGGCTTGGCTTCCGAGCCGCCGGACGGTCCAGCGATACCGGTTATCCCGATACCTATGCCGCTTCCGGTGGCACTGCGCGCCCCGTCGGCCATCTCCAGCGCCACTTGCTCGCTGACAGCCCCGAACCGCCGCAGGGTCTCTTCTTTCACACCCAGCTCCCCGACCTTGAGATCATTACTGTAGGCCACAAATCCGCCGAGAAAGTAGTCCGAACTCCCCGCCACGTCG contains:
- the thpR gene encoding RNA 2',3'-cyclic phosphodiesterase, giving the protein MALSLKGGCEGVTTVRCFVAVRLAENLMRPVIEVVNVLRKTGAGVKWVEPENLHFTLKFLGEISAADVAVAEGAVHRALAGKSRFSISLGGVGAFPSAGSPRVVWLGVTSGAGELRALAADVERELESEGFPGEKRAFSPHLTLGRVRSPGGAGALSPLLSSLKDRATGSMEVSAVHLMRSTLAPKGPVYQPVRSWDLP